A single region of the Leptodactylus fuscus isolate aLepFus1 chromosome 5, aLepFus1.hap2, whole genome shotgun sequence genome encodes:
- the LOC142202723 gene encoding olfactory receptor 5AR1-like, translated as MNDCPNGSSANEFYIVAFSSSSEAQIKLFFGILIIYLMALLGNLTIIYLVCMVPKLHTPMYFFLCNLATVDVTSTTYIIPKLLAVTLTQDHKISFPGCMIQVFFFILCADGEIFMLTSMAYDRYVAICKPLQYYAIMRKDVYIVLAASSWIVGILNALAHAILSSILLFCDSHDINNFFCDLNSIIAISSTDVTSRKIFMITEVFLITILQFLLTIISYVFIFSAILKIRSSAGRMKAFSSCASHLITVILFYGPLTFLYTKPQSEDSKDQDMLLSMLYLVVVPMLNPLVYSLRNKEVWGAILLVAKQMKAKFSTQD; from the coding sequence ATGAATGACTGCCCAAATGGAAGTTCTGCAAATGAATTCTACATTGTCGCCTTCTCTTCTTCATCGGAGGCACAAATTAAACTATTTTTTGGGATATTAATAATTTATCTCATGGCCTTGCTGGGAAATTTGACAATAATTTATCTTGTATGTATGGTGCCAAAATTACACACCCCCATGTATTTCTTCCTGTGTAACCTCGCCACCGTAGATGTGACATCTACAACTTACATCATCCCTAAGTTACTTGCTGTGACATTGACCCAGGATCATAAGATCTCGTTTCCTGGCTGTATGATCCAggtatttttcttcattttgtgcGCTGATGGCGAAATTTTCATGCTGACGTCAATGGCCTATGACCGCTATGTGGCCATATGTAAGCCCTTACAATATTATGCAATAatgagaaaagacgtctacattGTCTTGGCGGCATCATCTTGGATAGTTGGTATTCTAAATGCTCTTGCACATGCAATACTTTCCTCCATATTATTATTTTGTGATTCGCATGATATCAATAATTTCTTCTGCGATCTGAATTCCATCATTGCTATTTCCTCTACAGATGTTACAAGCAGAAAAATATTTATGATCACTGAAGTTTTCCTTATTACCATTTTACAGTTCTTACTCACTATAATCTCTTATGTCTTTATCTTCTCCGCCATATTGAAGATCCGTTCCTCGGCAGGACGTATGAAAGCTTTCTCCAGCTGCGCCTCCCACCTCATCACTGTTATATTATTCTATGGACCTCTTACGTTCTTGTACACAAAACCTCAATCTGAAGACTCTAAAGATCAGGACATGTTACTATCGATGCTTTATCTGGTTGTGGTTCCGATGTTGAATCCTCTGGtctacagtctgaggaataaagagGTGTGGGGGGCTATTTTATTAGTGGCCAAACAAATGAAGGCAAAGTTCTCAACACAAGActag